A genome region from Nocardia sp. NBC_00565 includes the following:
- a CDS encoding SDR family oxidoreductase gives MPFDDYRTALVTGANTGMGAAVAEMLTKRGLSVYGLARNPERLDDVAAKTGMIPLAVDITDTAALTGAVADLEIDILVNNAGVSATGNILDASTEAVDAMVDVNLRAVLHLCRLLMPGMVERDLGHIVNISSIAGLYNFYGHTAYHATKAAIHQISRQLRNDVIGKRIRVTEICPGRVETEIFGRNLGGTPEAMREAWDTYYEGFESLTTKDIADTVEYAIEAPRHVNLGLIEIMPTFQVPGGLEFNRRND, from the coding sequence ATGCCTTTCGACGATTACCGAACCGCCCTCGTCACCGGAGCGAATACCGGTATGGGCGCCGCGGTCGCCGAGATGCTCACCAAACGTGGCCTGTCCGTCTATGGACTCGCGCGCAATCCCGAACGGCTCGATGACGTGGCGGCCAAGACCGGAATGATTCCGCTCGCCGTCGATATCACCGATACCGCGGCACTGACCGGTGCGGTCGCCGATCTCGAGATCGACATCCTGGTCAACAACGCCGGGGTATCGGCGACCGGGAACATCCTCGACGCGTCGACCGAGGCGGTGGATGCCATGGTCGATGTGAATCTACGTGCCGTACTTCATCTTTGCCGACTGCTGATGCCCGGTATGGTCGAACGCGACCTCGGCCATATCGTCAATATCAGCTCGATCGCCGGTCTCTACAACTTCTACGGCCACACCGCGTATCACGCGACCAAGGCCGCCATCCACCAGATCTCGCGGCAGCTGCGCAACGATGTCATCGGCAAGCGCATCCGCGTCACCGAGATCTGCCCGGGACGGGTGGAGACCGAAATCTTCGGACGCAATCTCGGCGGCACCCCCGAAGCGATGCGGGAGGCCTGGGATACCTATTACGAGGGCTTCGAATCCCTGACGACGAAGGACATCGCCGACACCGTCGAGTACGCCATCGAAGCGCCGCGTCATGTGAACCTCGGGCTGATCGAGATCATGCCGACCTTCCAGGTGCCCGGCGGACTCGAATTCAACCGACGCAACGACTGA
- a CDS encoding FAS1-like dehydratase domain-containing protein, with product MSDVVERTELLTAGPAEALSGLLGVPMPDAAAGLPLLWHWIYLLDRPAQADLGPDGHPIRNTVPEPPGPGRRRMWAGGRVRNRGNLVLGEIATRRTKVVSVQEKSGRSGKLTFVTVGHQILQGDSIVVDERQDIVYRDAVSTTSPRSEPAADPAEVPLAPGEWRIDVSPTLLFRFSALTYNGHRIHYDRDYAREVEGYPGLLVHGPLQALAMAEAARALGHTGDQVFDYRLQSPLFDHQGMIVATDADDEATTTAVRDATGRQTATGSITAPR from the coding sequence ATGAGCGACGTCGTCGAACGCACCGAACTGCTGACCGCTGGCCCCGCCGAAGCGCTCAGTGGGCTGCTCGGGGTACCGATGCCCGACGCAGCGGCCGGACTGCCGCTGCTGTGGCACTGGATCTATCTGCTGGATCGGCCCGCCCAAGCCGACCTCGGCCCCGACGGGCATCCGATCCGCAATACGGTTCCGGAACCACCCGGACCCGGCCGTCGCCGGATGTGGGCGGGCGGGCGGGTACGCAACCGCGGCAACCTCGTGCTAGGGGAAATCGCCACCCGACGCACGAAAGTCGTTTCGGTCCAGGAGAAGTCGGGGAGGTCCGGAAAACTGACCTTCGTCACCGTCGGTCACCAGATCCTGCAGGGCGACAGCATTGTGGTCGACGAACGACAGGACATCGTCTACCGGGACGCGGTATCGACAACATCGCCCCGATCCGAACCAGCGGCCGATCCAGCCGAGGTGCCGCTCGCGCCGGGCGAATGGCGCATCGACGTATCCCCGACCCTGCTGTTCCGCTTCTCCGCCCTCACCTACAACGGCCACCGTATCCACTACGACCGCGACTACGCCCGCGAGGTCGAAGGCTATCCCGGCCTGCTGGTGCACGGGCCGCTGCAGGCGCTCGCGATGGCCGAGGCCGCCCGCGCGCTCGGGCACACCGGCGACCAGGTCTTCGACTACCGGCTGCAATCGCCGCTGTTCGACCACCAAGGCATGATCGTCGCCACCGACGCGGACGACGAAGCGACCACCACGGCCGTGCGCGACGCCACCGGCCGACAGACCGCCACCGGCAGCATCACCGCACCACGTTGA
- a CDS encoding MFS transporter: MTDTISPTTAGSVPDLETTDHRPRPGSIRKVVLAGCVGIFVELYDNGIFAFMATALAIVFFDVSKSSDALMLVFAGYAISFFVRPLGAVVCGILGDKIGRQKMLVFVILLISVATAGIGVLPTYAAVGIAAPTLLIALRLAQGFSVGGEAAGAMTFLAEHAPAGKRGLITSYAQIASFLALLTGTLVAYTMSPWLNTSAIHGGGFGSWAWRVPFLIAIPMGVIGWYIRRAISDTPNFGKLKESGGLSRNPLKEAFATPEHRRAMLLALFIPLMNGSGYYVLFSYMPTFLKGDKIGFSTGTALLVTAASLVAICIAIPFMGGLSDKLGRKKVMAGAAIAMAIGAIPCYALIATGNFALAVLGACIMAVIFAGHTAVVHILIVELFPTRVRYSAYGLGYNISSAIFGGTAPLLMTWAIPHFGIYIPAVYAVVTALGTLAAVSTVTDRAHQPLRDTL, from the coding sequence ATGACCGACACGATCTCACCGACCACCGCGGGTTCGGTGCCCGACCTCGAGACGACCGATCATCGGCCGCGACCCGGCTCGATCCGCAAGGTCGTGCTCGCCGGCTGCGTCGGCATCTTCGTCGAGCTCTACGACAACGGCATCTTCGCCTTCATGGCGACGGCGCTGGCCATCGTGTTCTTCGATGTCTCCAAGTCGAGCGATGCCCTGATGCTGGTATTCGCGGGGTACGCGATCTCCTTCTTCGTGCGGCCGCTGGGCGCGGTGGTGTGCGGCATTCTGGGCGACAAGATCGGTCGCCAGAAAATGCTCGTCTTCGTCATCCTGCTCATCAGCGTCGCGACGGCGGGGATCGGTGTGCTACCGACCTATGCCGCCGTCGGGATCGCGGCGCCGACACTGCTGATCGCCCTGCGGCTGGCGCAGGGATTCTCGGTCGGCGGCGAGGCCGCGGGCGCGATGACCTTCCTCGCCGAGCACGCTCCGGCGGGCAAACGCGGGCTGATCACCAGTTACGCCCAGATCGCCTCCTTCCTGGCGCTGCTGACCGGCACCCTCGTCGCCTACACGATGTCCCCCTGGCTGAATACGAGCGCCATCCACGGCGGCGGATTCGGAAGCTGGGCCTGGCGCGTCCCGTTCCTCATCGCCATCCCCATGGGTGTCATCGGCTGGTACATCCGCCGCGCGATCAGCGACACCCCGAACTTCGGAAAGCTCAAGGAATCCGGCGGACTGTCGCGCAATCCGCTGAAGGAAGCCTTCGCAACGCCCGAGCACCGCAGGGCCATGCTCCTTGCCTTGTTCATCCCACTGATGAACGGCTCCGGCTATTACGTCCTGTTCTCCTACATGCCGACATTCCTCAAGGGCGACAAGATCGGATTCTCCACCGGCACCGCCCTGCTCGTCACCGCGGCCAGTCTGGTCGCGATCTGTATCGCGATTCCGTTCATGGGCGGACTGTCGGACAAACTCGGCCGCAAGAAGGTGATGGCCGGCGCCGCGATCGCGATGGCCATCGGCGCCATCCCGTGCTACGCCCTCATCGCGACCGGTAATTTCGCGCTGGCCGTGCTCGGCGCGTGCATCATGGCGGTCATCTTCGCCGGCCACACCGCGGTCGTCCACATTCTCATCGTCGAACTGTTCCCGACCCGGGTTCGATACTCCGCCTACGGCCTCGGCTACAACATCTCCTCGGCCATCTTCGGCGGCACCGCCCCGCTCCTGATGACCTGGGCGATCCCGCATTTCGGCATCTATATCCCCGCCGTCTACGCCGTCGTCACCGCACTGGGCACCCTGGCCGCGGTCAGCACCGTCACCGACCGGGCCCACCAGCCGCTGCGCGACACGCTCTGA
- a CDS encoding CaiB/BaiF CoA transferase family protein produces MRRPLEDITVLALEQAVAAPLATRQLADLGARVIKIERPGVGDFARHYDQTVHGESSYFVWLNRGKESVELDIKEPADRRLLDAMIDRADVIVQNLVPGAVERLGLDADTLRANRPELIHCSVSGYGPDGPYHTKKAYDLLVQCETGLLETTGTPEAPAKAGFSIADVATGMYAYSGILAALYDRARTGTGAALHVAMIDALGEWMSQPAYFSMYSHEPPRRTGARHPSISPYGPYRTADATVFLGVQNEREWSALCREVLRRPDLITDPRFATNTDRVANDTALAELLEQAFADLDADQVIVLLDEAGIANARMRTPEEFTHHPQLAARDRWRPVPTPGGTMRALLPPVEVAGWAPAMGPVPALGAHTAAIRAEFEHQSKEASA; encoded by the coding sequence ATGCGCCGCCCACTGGAAGACATTACCGTCCTCGCGCTCGAACAGGCCGTGGCCGCACCGCTGGCCACCCGCCAGCTCGCCGATCTCGGCGCCCGCGTCATCAAGATCGAGCGCCCCGGCGTCGGCGATTTCGCCCGCCACTACGACCAGACCGTGCACGGCGAATCCAGCTACTTCGTCTGGCTCAACCGCGGCAAGGAAAGCGTCGAACTCGACATCAAGGAACCCGCGGACCGGCGGCTGCTCGACGCCATGATCGACCGCGCCGACGTTATCGTGCAGAATCTGGTCCCCGGCGCGGTCGAGCGGCTCGGTCTCGACGCCGACACCCTGCGCGCGAACCGTCCGGAGCTGATCCACTGCTCGGTATCCGGCTATGGACCGGACGGCCCCTATCACACGAAGAAGGCCTACGACCTGCTCGTACAGTGCGAGACCGGTCTGCTCGAAACCACTGGCACACCCGAAGCCCCTGCCAAGGCCGGGTTTTCGATCGCCGATGTGGCCACCGGCATGTACGCCTACAGCGGTATCCTGGCCGCGCTCTACGATCGGGCGCGCACCGGAACCGGCGCGGCGCTGCACGTGGCGATGATCGACGCACTCGGCGAATGGATGAGCCAGCCCGCCTACTTCTCCATGTACAGCCACGAACCGCCGCGCCGGACCGGCGCACGGCACCCATCGATCTCGCCCTACGGTCCTTACCGCACCGCCGACGCGACCGTATTCCTGGGCGTGCAGAACGAACGCGAATGGTCGGCCCTGTGCCGAGAGGTGTTGCGGCGGCCGGATCTGATCACCGATCCGCGCTTCGCAACCAACACCGATCGCGTCGCCAACGACACCGCACTCGCCGAACTGCTCGAGCAGGCGTTCGCCGACCTCGACGCCGATCAGGTGATCGTGCTGCTCGACGAGGCCGGCATCGCCAACGCCCGAATGCGCACCCCCGAGGAGTTCACCCACCATCCGCAGCTCGCCGCACGCGACCGCTGGCGACCGGTACCGACACCCGGCGGAACCATGCGGGCACTGCTTCCACCGGTCGAGGTCGCCGGCTGGGCACCCGCCATGGGACCCGTACCCGCGCTCGGCGCGCACACCGCCGCCATCCGGGCCGAATTCGAGCACCAGTCCAAGGAGGCATCCGCGTGA
- a CDS encoding LysR family transcriptional regulator, whose translation MEFKQLTALVTVAEVGSVTRAAELLHLVQPAVTRQIRLLEQELGVALFERTRQGMRPTEAGAVMVERARRALHELDRARAEIRPTPGVVTGIVIVGLLESAADLLTEPLVTAVLRDHPGIELRVLTGYSGHLQRWLDDGDLDLSLLYNLTSTPSLNVEPLASERLWAAAPPEAGLRADRPVSLAEVAAHPMVMPAPGHALRALIDGGAKDVEVTFEVAVQTNSLRLQKLLVRGGHGWTILPGVGIAEDVAAGALSAAPLRDPEIWRWIVLGIPRAGRVPAAAAVVAAELVRQVRTAVEERRWPSAICHREIQV comes from the coding sequence ATGGAGTTCAAGCAGCTCACGGCATTGGTGACGGTTGCCGAGGTGGGCAGTGTGACCAGAGCCGCGGAGTTACTGCATCTCGTCCAACCGGCGGTCACCCGGCAGATCCGTCTGCTCGAACAAGAATTGGGTGTCGCGCTGTTCGAGCGCACCCGGCAGGGCATGCGCCCGACCGAGGCGGGTGCCGTCATGGTCGAACGCGCGCGCCGCGCCCTGCACGAACTCGACCGGGCCCGCGCCGAGATCCGACCGACACCGGGCGTGGTGACCGGCATCGTCATCGTCGGCCTGTTGGAAAGCGCCGCCGACTTGCTCACCGAGCCACTGGTCACGGCCGTGCTGCGCGACCATCCCGGCATCGAATTGCGAGTGCTCACCGGATATTCCGGACATCTGCAGCGCTGGCTCGACGACGGCGACCTGGACCTGAGCCTGTTGTACAACCTGACCAGCACACCCTCGCTCAATGTCGAACCGCTGGCCAGCGAACGGCTGTGGGCCGCCGCCCCGCCCGAGGCAGGCTTGCGCGCGGATCGGCCCGTCTCGCTCGCGGAGGTCGCCGCGCATCCGATGGTGATGCCCGCGCCGGGGCACGCCTTACGCGCCCTCATCGATGGTGGCGCGAAGGATGTCGAGGTGACCTTCGAGGTGGCCGTCCAGACGAATTCGCTACGCCTGCAGAAACTGCTGGTACGCGGCGGGCACGGCTGGACCATCCTGCCCGGCGTCGGCATCGCGGAGGACGTCGCCGCCGGGGCGCTCAGCGCCGCACCGCTGCGCGATCCGGAGATCTGGCGGTGGATCGTTCTGGGCATCCCGCGTGCCGGGCGGGTACCGGCCGCCGCGGCGGTGGTCGCGGCCGAACTCGTGCGGCAGGTGCGCACCGCGGTGGAGGAGCGACGCTGGCCTTCCGCGATATGCCATCGAGAAATACAGGTATAG
- a CDS encoding 4-carboxy-4-hydroxy-2-oxoadipate aldolase/oxaloacetate decarboxylase, whose translation MVHVTTKIDRADRALIDELGTFSAATIHEAQGRKGALDSGIKPIDRDMSFCGSAFTVVCHPRDNIMLQVAISYAEPGDVLVVSSGDQPAGQFGDVLANACVARGIRALVTDGGVRDSREIRELGFPVFSKHVCIEGTVKESLGPINQSLVFGGQIIYPGDVIKGDCDGVVIVRRDEVASAIAASRARDAAEAGYIERYKRGETPIEVSHLAAILEAKGLTVDQ comes from the coding sequence ATGGTTCACGTCACCACGAAGATCGACCGGGCCGACCGGGCCCTGATCGACGAGCTCGGCACCTTCTCGGCCGCCACCATCCATGAGGCCCAGGGGCGCAAGGGCGCACTCGACTCGGGCATCAAACCCATCGATCGCGATATGTCGTTCTGCGGATCCGCGTTCACCGTGGTCTGCCATCCCCGCGACAACATCATGTTGCAGGTCGCGATCAGCTACGCCGAACCCGGCGATGTGCTCGTCGTGTCATCCGGCGACCAGCCGGCCGGGCAGTTCGGCGATGTCCTCGCCAACGCCTGCGTCGCCCGCGGCATCCGTGCATTGGTGACCGATGGCGGCGTGCGCGACTCCCGGGAAATCCGAGAACTCGGATTCCCGGTGTTCTCGAAGCATGTGTGCATCGAGGGGACCGTCAAGGAGTCGCTCGGGCCGATCAATCAGTCCCTGGTATTCGGTGGGCAGATCATCTATCCCGGCGATGTCATCAAGGGTGACTGCGACGGAGTCGTCATCGTGCGCCGCGACGAGGTCGCCTCCGCGATCGCCGCGTCCCGGGCGCGCGATGCTGCGGAGGCCGGGTACATCGAACGTTATAAGAGGGGCGAGACGCCCATTGAGGTCTCGCACCTGGCCGCGATCCTCGAAGCGAAGGGCCTCACCGTCGATCAGTGA
- a CDS encoding aldehyde dehydrogenase family protein, translating into MAVQAAHRAFTSGPWSELTASARGALLRRLGDVIAEHARHLAELEVFGPVLSVIGFHDEDDALALANDVRFGLGAGVWTSDIGRALRMAERIRSGTVWVNTYRALSYMAPFGGVKDSGIGRENGIAAVEEYLETKTVWINSGAPVGNPFVLR; encoded by the coding sequence ATCGCCGTCCAGGCCGCGCACCGAGCGTTCACCTCTGGTCCCTGGTCCGAGCTCACCGCGAGCGCCCGTGGCGCGCTGCTGCGCCGCCTCGGCGACGTGATCGCCGAGCACGCACGGCATTTGGCCGAGCTCGAGGTCTTCGGACCGGTCCTGTCGGTGATCGGATTCCACGACGAGGACGACGCCCTCGCCCTCGCCAACGACGTCCGCTTCGGCCTCGGCGCCGGCGTCTGGACCAGCGATATCGGCAGAGCGCTGCGCATGGCCGAGCGCATCCGATCGGGCACGGTCTGGGTGAATACCTACCGTGCCCTCAGCTATATGGCGCCGTTCGGTGGCGTCAAGGATTCCGGAATCGGTCGCGAGAACGGCATCGCCGCGGTCGAGGAATACCTCGAGACCAAGACCGTCTGGATCAATTCCGGCGCACCCGTCGGAAATCCCTTCGTGCTCCGCTGA
- a CDS encoding acyl-CoA dehydrogenase family protein, with product MDELDEEETAIVAVVRDFVNREVKPVAQELDHTNTYPEKLIDQMKQLGIFGLAIPEPWGEARVSAPCYAAVTEELARGWMSLAGAMGGHTVVSKLLLDYGTREQQDRYLPKMATGAIRATMALTEPGGGSDLQAMRTTARLDGAEYIVNGSKTWISNARYSDLIALLCKTDPAAEPAHRGISILLVEKGPGFIVSRDLPKLGYKGVESCELTFDDLRVPASAVLGGVEGAGFAQMMRGLEIGRIQVACRALGVGQAALEDSLRYAQQRESFGKQIWQHQSIGNYLADMATKLTAARQLVRYAARRYDSGERADMEAGMAKLFASETAMQIALDAVRIHGGYGYSTEFDVERYFRDAPLMIVGEGTNEIQRNVIARQLISRNRIE from the coding sequence ATGGACGAGCTCGACGAAGAGGAGACCGCGATCGTCGCCGTCGTCCGCGATTTCGTGAACCGGGAGGTCAAGCCGGTCGCACAGGAGCTCGACCACACCAATACCTATCCGGAAAAGCTGATCGACCAGATGAAGCAGTTGGGCATCTTCGGACTGGCGATCCCGGAGCCGTGGGGCGAGGCGCGGGTATCCGCGCCGTGTTATGCGGCGGTCACCGAAGAGCTCGCGCGGGGCTGGATGAGTCTGGCCGGCGCGATGGGCGGCCACACCGTGGTCTCGAAACTGCTGCTGGACTACGGAACTCGCGAACAGCAGGATCGCTATCTGCCGAAGATGGCCACCGGCGCGATCCGGGCAACGATGGCGCTGACCGAACCCGGCGGCGGCTCGGATCTGCAGGCGATGCGGACCACCGCGCGCCTCGACGGCGCGGAGTACATCGTCAACGGCTCCAAGACCTGGATCAGCAACGCCCGCTATTCCGATCTGATCGCACTGCTGTGCAAGACCGATCCCGCCGCGGAGCCCGCACATCGCGGTATCAGCATCCTGCTGGTAGAGAAGGGGCCCGGCTTCATCGTCTCGCGTGATCTGCCCAAGCTCGGCTACAAGGGCGTGGAGAGTTGCGAGCTGACCTTCGACGACCTGCGCGTCCCTGCCTCGGCGGTACTCGGCGGGGTCGAGGGCGCGGGCTTCGCACAGATGATGCGCGGTCTCGAGATCGGCCGGATCCAGGTGGCGTGTCGCGCCTTGGGCGTCGGACAGGCGGCGCTCGAGGATTCGCTGCGCTACGCACAGCAGCGCGAGAGCTTCGGCAAACAGATCTGGCAGCACCAGTCGATCGGCAACTATCTGGCGGATATGGCGACCAAGCTGACCGCCGCGCGACAGCTCGTCCGGTACGCGGCGCGCCGCTACGACTCGGGTGAACGCGCCGATATGGAGGCGGGCATGGCGAAACTGTTCGCCTCCGAAACCGCAATGCAGATCGCGCTCGACGCCGTACGCATCCACGGTGGGTACGGATATTCCACGGAGTTCGACGTCGAACGGTATTTCCGGGACGCGCCGCTGATGATCGTCGGCGAGGGCACCAACGAGATCCAGCGCAACGTCATCGCCCGTCAACTGATCAGCCGTAATCGCATCGAGTGA
- a CDS encoding lactonase family protein produces MSRILNSVFAGLIGATGLMACSADRPAAVETMVYVSNADSADISVLRLDNSTGSVTAVDRVAVGGKVMPLTVGPDRRFLYAALRSTPYSVVALAIDSKNGLANPTAPVALADNMAYLSTDRTGRFLFAASYTGDKISVNPIDATGHVVTDPIDVIATPPHAHSIITDPSNRYVFAATLGGDTILQFRFDPATGKLTPNQPAGVATRSGAGPRHLLFHPGGQFVYGTNELDGTVNTYRFDAGTGTLTLLDSTSVLPSDFSGPAPATSDLHITPDGRLLYVAERTSNTIAGFRIDEATGALRLLGHTPTETQPRGFGIDPRGEYLIAAGEKSNAITIYTIDHDTGALTPHQHIDVGGDPNWVEIVDLP; encoded by the coding sequence ATGTCCCGCATCCTGAACAGCGTATTCGCTGGACTCATCGGCGCCACCGGCCTCATGGCCTGCAGCGCGGATCGACCCGCCGCGGTCGAGACGATGGTGTATGTGTCCAATGCCGATAGTGCGGACATCTCGGTGCTGCGTCTGGACAACAGCACCGGCTCGGTGACCGCGGTGGACCGGGTGGCCGTCGGCGGCAAGGTGATGCCGCTGACGGTCGGCCCGGACCGTCGTTTCCTCTACGCCGCTTTGCGCTCGACGCCGTATTCGGTGGTGGCCCTTGCCATCGACTCGAAGAACGGGCTCGCGAACCCCACCGCACCAGTGGCTCTGGCCGACAATATGGCGTATCTGTCGACCGACCGAACCGGCCGCTTCCTGTTCGCCGCCTCCTACACCGGCGACAAGATCTCGGTGAACCCGATCGACGCGACCGGCCACGTGGTCACGGATCCGATCGACGTCATCGCGACACCGCCACATGCCCATTCGATCATCACCGACCCGTCCAACCGATACGTATTCGCCGCCACGCTCGGCGGGGACACGATCCTGCAGTTCCGATTCGATCCGGCCACCGGAAAGCTCACCCCGAATCAACCCGCCGGCGTCGCGACCAGATCCGGCGCGGGCCCGCGACACCTGCTCTTCCACCCCGGCGGCCAGTTCGTCTACGGCACCAACGAATTGGACGGGACCGTGAACACCTACCGATTCGATGCCGGCACCGGCACACTCACACTCTTGGACTCCACATCTGTACTGCCGTCGGACTTTTCGGGCCCGGCCCCCGCGACCTCCGACCTGCACATCACCCCGGACGGCCGGCTGCTCTACGTCGCCGAGCGAACTTCCAACACGATCGCCGGATTCCGGATAGACGAGGCCACCGGCGCGCTGCGCCTCCTCGGTCATACGCCCACCGAGACCCAGCCCCGCGGCTTCGGTATCGACCCGCGCGGCGAATATCTCATCGCTGCCGGTGAAAAGTCCAATGCCATCACCATTTACACGATCGACCACGACACCGGCGCGCTCACACCACACCAGCACATAGACGTCGGCGGCGACCCCAACTGGGTCGAGATCGTCGACCTGCCCTGA
- a CDS encoding aspartate transaminase gives MSAFVPAARVERMRESPSTAAAQRVRELRASGREILDLTVGEPDFDTPDHVKAAAVAAMDSGLTKYTAVNGIPALRAAVATRMSDRTGIAFDDREITVGGGAKQVIFLALMATVEQGSEVIVASPYWVSYPDIVTVHGGTPIVVDCPESDRFLLTAAKLDAAITPATKWVILNGPSNPTGAIYDAAELAALAAVLERHPHVSVLCDEIYDEIVFTDAPSASLLSVAPHLRDQIFVVNGVSKSYAMTGWRLGYGVGNPGLIAAINKLQSQSSSCPSSISQAAAAAAIAGDQSFVAESIARYRARRDIIFELLSEVEGLTPVLPQGAFYLFVGCAGLLGKRTPDGRLLETDQDAVLYLLEHASVATIQGSAYGAPSYLRISYATSEDILRAAAAEIAKAVAALS, from the coding sequence ATGTCCGCGTTCGTCCCCGCCGCACGTGTCGAGCGCATGCGCGAGTCACCGAGTACCGCTGCGGCGCAACGGGTTCGCGAGCTGCGCGCGTCGGGACGAGAGATACTCGACTTGACCGTCGGTGAACCGGATTTCGACACTCCCGATCATGTGAAGGCCGCCGCGGTCGCGGCGATGGACTCCGGGCTCACCAAATACACTGCCGTGAACGGGATTCCCGCACTGCGCGCAGCGGTCGCGACACGGATGTCCGACCGCACCGGCATCGCCTTCGACGACCGCGAGATCACCGTCGGCGGCGGGGCCAAACAGGTCATCTTCCTGGCGCTGATGGCGACCGTCGAGCAAGGCAGTGAGGTCATCGTCGCGTCGCCGTACTGGGTGTCGTATCCGGATATCGTCACCGTGCACGGCGGCACCCCGATTGTCGTGGACTGCCCCGAATCGGATCGTTTCCTGCTCACCGCGGCGAAGTTGGACGCGGCGATCACGCCCGCCACCAAGTGGGTGATCCTCAACGGACCGTCCAACCCGACCGGCGCGATATACGACGCGGCGGAATTGGCGGCGCTCGCGGCTGTACTGGAACGTCACCCGCATGTCAGTGTCCTGTGCGACGAAATCTATGACGAGATCGTCTTCACCGACGCGCCGAGCGCGAGCCTGCTGTCGGTGGCGCCGCATCTTCGCGATCAGATCTTCGTTGTCAACGGGGTGTCCAAGTCGTATGCGATGACCGGCTGGCGGCTCGGGTACGGCGTCGGCAACCCGGGGCTCATCGCGGCGATCAACAAGCTGCAGTCGCAGAGTTCGTCCTGCCCGTCCTCGATCAGCCAGGCGGCCGCGGCCGCGGCGATTGCGGGCGACCAGAGTTTCGTCGCCGAGTCGATCGCGCGTTACCGCGCGCGCCGCGACATCATATTCGAGCTGCTCTCCGAGGTGGAGGGGCTCACGCCGGTACTGCCGCAGGGTGCGTTCTACCTGTTCGTCGGGTGCGCCGGGCTGCTCGGTAAGCGGACTCCGGACGGGCGGCTGCTCGAGACCGACCAGGACGCCGTGCTGTACCTGCTCGAGCATGCGTCGGTCGCGACGATCCAGGGCTCCGCCTATGGTGCGCCGTCCTATCTGCGCATCTCCTACGCCACATCGGAAGACATCCTGCGCGCCGCCGCCGCCGAAATCGCGAAAGCCGTTGCGGCGCTGAGCTGA
- a CDS encoding zinc-binding dehydrogenase, which yields MSSTEIDLPTRTLGVVAHAAGDLRVEAIPLRRPESSDAVVEIAYGGICGSDLHYWTHGAAGESILKAPMLLGHEVVGTVVRQATDGSGPPAGTRVAVHPATPGGDSPRYPADRPNLSQGCTYLGSAAQFPHTDGAFTRYAVLPSRMLRPLPDDLSLRTAAVAEPAAVAWHAVARAGEVAGRTALVVGCGPIGALVVSVLRRAGARAITAVDIHDYPLAIAGELGATTTLRADDADAIAAVDADVVIECSGNRYGLESAIRGATRGGRVVLLGLLPTGLQPAPLSLVITRELEVLGSFRFNDEIDAVLGALADGSLVVAPVISHEFAVQDALEAFAVAKDAAASAKVLLAF from the coding sequence ATGTCCAGCACCGAAATCGACCTGCCCACAAGGACACTCGGCGTCGTCGCCCATGCCGCGGGTGACCTGCGCGTCGAAGCGATACCCCTGCGGCGGCCCGAATCATCCGACGCCGTCGTCGAGATCGCCTATGGCGGTATCTGCGGATCCGATCTGCACTACTGGACCCATGGTGCGGCGGGTGAATCGATCTTGAAGGCGCCCATGCTGCTCGGCCACGAAGTCGTCGGCACGGTGGTCCGCCAGGCCACCGACGGCAGCGGACCCCCGGCCGGTACCCGGGTCGCCGTGCATCCGGCGACGCCGGGCGGGGACAGCCCGCGCTATCCCGCCGATCGGCCGAACCTCTCGCAGGGGTGCACGTATCTCGGTAGCGCGGCACAGTTTCCGCATACGGACGGAGCCTTCACCCGCTATGCGGTGCTGCCGTCGCGGATGCTCCGGCCGCTGCCCGATGACCTGTCGCTGCGCACGGCCGCGGTCGCGGAACCGGCCGCCGTCGCCTGGCATGCGGTAGCGCGCGCGGGCGAGGTCGCGGGAAGGACCGCACTCGTCGTCGGTTGCGGTCCTATCGGCGCCCTCGTGGTTTCGGTGCTGCGCCGGGCCGGTGCGCGGGCGATCACGGCCGTCGACATCCACGACTATCCACTCGCCATCGCGGGTGAGCTGGGCGCGACCACGACACTGCGGGCCGATGACGCGGACGCGATCGCCGCCGTGGACGCCGATGTCGTCATCGAATGCTCCGGCAACCGATACGGACTCGAATCCGCCATTCGCGGAGCGACCCGAGGCGGTCGGGTGGTGCTGCTCGGACTGCTGCCGACCGGACTGCAGCCCGCACCGCTGTCGCTGGTCATCACGCGCGAACTCGAGGTACTGGGATCCTTCCGGTTCAATGACGAAATCGACGCCGTACTCGGCGCGCTCGCCGATGGCAGCCTCGTCGTCGCACCGGTGATCAGCCACGAGTTCGCCGTCCAGGACGCGCTCGAGGCCTTCGCCGTGGCCAAGGACGCCGCGGCCTCGGCCAAGGTGCTGTTGGCGTTCTGA